From a region of the Thermomonas sp. HDW16 genome:
- the prmB gene encoding 50S ribosomal protein L3 N(5)-glutamine methyltransferase encodes MSEELQTIIDLIRYGASRFNAAGLTFGHSYDNALDEATQLTLHALHLPHDLSPVYGNARVTEAEKEDVLGLFLRRIEERIPAAYLTGEAWFAGLSFKSDSRALVPRSPIAEMIEAGFQPWLGDREVRRALDLCTGSGCIAIAMAHYNPDWHVDGVDISDDALALSRENEKRLHVENVRFVKSDLFAGLSGEHYDLIVTNPPYVTNDETDALPREYSHEPELGLRAGDDGLDLVLKILRDAPLHLDRDGLLVCEVGEAERALVKLLPELPLAWVEFKVGQMGIFVAECVDLIAHHDQIAKLASAREAPRTPPGDLF; translated from the coding sequence ATGTCCGAAGAATTGCAGACGATCATCGACCTGATCCGCTACGGCGCCAGCCGTTTCAACGCGGCGGGCCTGACCTTCGGCCACAGCTACGACAACGCGCTGGACGAGGCCACCCAACTCACCCTGCATGCGCTGCACCTGCCGCACGACCTGTCGCCGGTCTACGGCAACGCGCGTGTCACCGAGGCCGAAAAAGAAGACGTGCTGGGCCTGTTCCTGCGCCGCATCGAGGAACGCATCCCGGCCGCCTACCTGACCGGCGAGGCCTGGTTCGCCGGGCTGAGCTTCAAGTCCGATTCGCGTGCACTGGTGCCGCGTTCGCCGATTGCGGAAATGATCGAGGCCGGTTTCCAGCCCTGGCTGGGCGATCGCGAAGTGCGTCGCGCTCTGGACTTGTGTACCGGCTCGGGCTGCATCGCCATCGCCATGGCGCATTACAACCCGGATTGGCATGTCGATGGCGTGGACATCAGCGACGATGCGCTGGCGCTGTCGCGCGAGAACGAAAAGCGCCTGCATGTCGAGAACGTGCGCTTCGTGAAGTCCGACCTGTTCGCCGGCCTGTCCGGCGAGCACTACGACCTGATCGTCACCAATCCGCCCTATGTCACCAATGACGAGACTGATGCCCTGCCGCGCGAGTATTCGCACGAGCCGGAGCTCGGCTTGCGTGCGGGCGATGATGGCCTGGACCTGGTGCTGAAGATCCTGCGCGATGCGCCGCTGCACCTGGATCGCGATGGCCTGCTGGTTTGCGAAGTCGGCGAGGCCGAACGCGCGCTGGTCAAGCTGCTGCCGGAGCTGCCGCTGGCCTGGGTGGAATTCAAGGTCGGGCAGATGGGGATCTTCGTGGCTGAATGTGTGGATCTCATCGCCCATCACGACCAGATCGCGAAGCTGGCCAGTGCGCGCGAAGCGCCGCGTACGCCACCTGGCGATTTGTTCTGA
- the greB gene encoding transcription elongation factor GreB: MGRWRPPAAGSTALITREGHDRLKAELDDLWRVQRPEVVRALAAAAAEGDRSENAEYTYRKKQLGGIDRRVRYLSKRLEALKVVDAAPSDRDAVFFGAEVELENTASGELLRYRIVGPDETDAQRGWISIDAPLARAMLKKRVDDEFEAQLPGGVVRFAILEIRYND, translated from the coding sequence ATGGGGCGCTGGCGCCCGCCCGCCGCGGGCAGCACCGCACTGATCACCCGCGAGGGCCACGACCGCCTGAAAGCGGAACTGGACGATCTGTGGCGCGTGCAGCGGCCGGAGGTGGTGCGTGCGCTGGCCGCCGCCGCCGCCGAGGGCGACCGCTCGGAGAACGCCGAATACACCTACCGCAAGAAACAGCTGGGCGGGATCGACCGCCGCGTGCGCTACCTCAGCAAGCGGCTGGAAGCGCTGAAAGTGGTCGATGCCGCGCCGTCCGACCGTGACGCGGTGTTCTTCGGCGCCGAAGTCGAACTTGAAAACACCGCAAGTGGCGAACTGCTGCGTTACCGCATCGTCGGCCCGGACGAGACCGATGCGCAACGCGGCTGGATCAGCATCGACGCACCGCTGGCGCGGGCGATGCTGAAGAAGCGGGTAGACGACGAATTCGAAGCGCAACTGCCGGGTGGCGTGGTGCGCTTCGCCATTCTCGAGATTCGCTATAACGACTGA
- a CDS encoding copper resistance protein NlpE → MNRYRTIALAGLAVFALSACKREAEAPPPVETATAPTEEIKSAVISEVDHNSPASASPTFDVKAFAGTYNGTIPCADCPGIDASIAFSPEGKYTQTLRYQERENSSVSEGNWTLDADGKRILLDPTSKEESDSWVEVVSPTEVRMLDGEGKPIDSGLNYSLKRS, encoded by the coding sequence ATGAATCGATATCGCACCATTGCCCTTGCGGGCCTTGCCGTATTCGCCCTCAGCGCGTGCAAGCGCGAAGCCGAAGCGCCGCCACCGGTTGAGACCGCCACCGCGCCTACCGAAGAGATCAAGAGCGCGGTGATTTCCGAAGTCGACCACAACTCGCCGGCCAGCGCCTCGCCCACGTTCGACGTCAAGGCCTTCGCCGGCACCTACAACGGCACCATCCCGTGCGCCGACTGCCCCGGCATCGATGCCAGCATCGCCTTCTCACCCGAAGGCAAGTACACGCAAACCCTGCGCTACCAGGAACGCGAGAACAGCAGCGTCAGCGAAGGCAACTGGACGCTGGATGCCGATGGCAAGCGCATCCTGCTGGATCCGACCAGCAAGGAAGAAAGCGACAGCTGGGTGGAAGTGGTCTCGCCCACCGAAGTGCGCATGCTGGACGGCGAAGGCAAGCCGATCGACAGCGGCCTGAACTACAGCCTCAAGCGCAGCTGA
- the asd gene encoding archaetidylserine decarboxylase (Phosphatidylserine decarboxylase is synthesized as a single chain precursor. Generation of the pyruvoyl active site from a Ser is coupled to cleavage of a Gly-Ser bond between the larger (beta) and smaller (alpha chains). It is an integral membrane protein.), giving the protein MSPLTALTYVLPHRALSSLARSLAYSTNPSVKQWLIDTVTRKFGVDLSEAAEPDPRAYPSFNAFFTRALKPGARVPDPDPNALLMPADGHISQCGSIVDGRIFQAKGQSYTATELLGSEADAAPFADGLFATVYLSPRDYHRVHMPWIGTLRETVHVPGRLFSVGTDAVASVPRLFARNERLVCLFDTDFGPMASVMVGALLVSGVETVWSGVEIPAYADRITRKDYRGKGITLERFAEMARFNYGSTVIVLLPKGAAQLAPQLGAETPVKLGQRLAMRL; this is encoded by the coding sequence ATGAGCCCGCTGACCGCCCTCACCTATGTGTTGCCGCATCGCGCGCTGTCCTCGCTGGCGCGCTCGCTGGCGTATTCGACTAACCCGTCGGTCAAGCAATGGCTGATCGATACCGTCACCCGCAAATTCGGCGTGGACCTGTCGGAAGCCGCCGAACCCGATCCGCGCGCCTACCCCAGCTTCAACGCCTTCTTCACCCGCGCCCTGAAGCCCGGCGCGCGCGTGCCCGATCCCGATCCGAATGCACTGCTGATGCCGGCCGATGGCCATATCAGCCAATGCGGCAGCATCGTCGATGGGCGCATCTTCCAGGCCAAGGGCCAGAGCTATACCGCCACCGAACTGCTGGGCAGCGAAGCCGACGCCGCACCCTTTGCCGACGGCCTGTTCGCAACGGTGTACCTGTCGCCACGCGACTACCACCGCGTGCACATGCCGTGGATCGGCACCCTGCGCGAAACCGTGCATGTCCCCGGCCGGCTGTTCTCGGTGGGCACCGATGCGGTGGCGTCCGTGCCGCGCCTGTTCGCCCGCAACGAACGCCTGGTCTGCCTGTTCGATACCGATTTCGGGCCGATGGCCTCGGTGATGGTCGGTGCGCTGCTGGTCTCGGGCGTGGAAACCGTGTGGAGCGGCGTCGAAATCCCCGCCTACGCCGACCGCATCACCCGCAAGGACTATCGCGGCAAGGGCATCACCCTGGAACGTTTCGCCGAAATGGCCCGTTTCAATTACGGCAGCACGGTGATCGTGCTGCTGCCAAAGGGCGCGGCGCAGCTGGCACCGCAGCTGGGGGCGGAAACGCCAGTGAAGTTGGGGCAGCGGCTGGCGATGCGCCTGTAA
- a CDS encoding SCO family protein — protein sequence MSKRAILLLVIVALAAGLGLWASQRHFGPVTSAQPKVTSITLLPNPRTLPAFSLQQSDGTPLTADELKGHWTLVFLGFTHCPDVCPTTLAQLAGAQKQWAAMPEASRPRVLFISADPERDSPALTGKYAHAFHADSLAATAPLPALEEFARGLSLVFMKVPGTSGKPDDYSIDHSAGFVVLDPQARMAGVIQPPFDVKAIAADMTVLSKATP from the coding sequence ATGTCGAAACGCGCCATCCTCCTGCTGGTCATCGTCGCCCTCGCCGCCGGACTGGGCCTGTGGGCCTCGCAACGTCATTTCGGGCCGGTGACCAGCGCGCAGCCCAAGGTGACCAGCATCACCCTGCTGCCGAATCCGCGCACCTTGCCCGCCTTTTCCCTGCAGCAATCGGACGGCACGCCGCTGACCGCGGATGAGCTCAAGGGCCACTGGACACTGGTGTTCCTGGGCTTCACCCATTGCCCGGACGTGTGCCCGACCACGCTGGCGCAGCTGGCCGGCGCACAGAAGCAATGGGCGGCGATGCCGGAGGCTTCACGCCCGCGCGTGCTGTTCATCTCCGCCGACCCGGAACGCGACAGCCCCGCACTCACCGGCAAGTACGCGCACGCGTTCCATGCCGATTCGCTTGCCGCCACCGCTCCACTGCCGGCGCTGGAGGAATTCGCCCGCGGCCTGTCGCTGGTCTTCATGAAGGTACCGGGCACCAGCGGCAAGCCGGACGACTACAGCATCGACCACTCCGCTGGTTTCGTCGTGCTCGATCCGCAGGCGCGTATGGCCGGGGTGATCCAGCCGCCATTCGACGTAAAGGCCATCGCCGCCGACATGACCGTCCTGAGCAAGGCCACGCCATGA
- a CDS encoding transglycosylase SLT domain-containing protein, whose protein sequence is MSSRVSLFAALAVACIAAVPAPIVHAQSKRDLAATAVLQQRMEAAEKHYRDAMLAEDEEAAATASNAALAEIRAVVEACGKQRGCAVPPMLETYERLLKATPQLGEEVFDEDQDPIDEGDFTSTNVPDSANASSLLSDDGQRFVRMVQFNPAVQAGIRRWLTDMRPSLMDSYENYRYMQHLMSPAFKRHGLPEALLFGIMAKESNGKVHAGSRAGAVGPLQFMPATGRRFGLGNDGTGFDTRYDPAASADAAAQYLSERMAQLGNSIELSLAGYNGGEGRALRVYQGSGGRSFWNYDVYNQFPAETKDYVPMVIAAAWLFLHPKEYGIRWPRVSARPATITLSQPASIYELTICLGNYGSRDGYMRALRNLNPRWDADSTIPAGSAINATTRIAWLYRFNCGANSKRAQLAEQLVASNVQSALVRIGPMTTAPDAAADTSLPAQDAPPPPKPATPAKPKTYKVQRGENLTGIARKFDCDLGDFAKANKLKAPKYAIRPGQALKLEGCKN, encoded by the coding sequence ATGTCCTCTCGCGTTTCCCTGTTCGCCGCACTTGCGGTTGCCTGCATCGCCGCCGTTCCTGCCCCCATTGTCCATGCGCAGTCCAAGCGCGACCTGGCCGCCACGGCGGTCTTGCAGCAGCGCATGGAGGCCGCCGAAAAACACTACCGCGACGCGATGCTGGCGGAGGACGAGGAAGCCGCCGCTACCGCAAGTAATGCGGCTTTGGCCGAAATCAGGGCGGTGGTCGAAGCCTGCGGCAAGCAGCGCGGATGCGCGGTACCGCCCATGCTGGAGACCTACGAGCGTCTGTTGAAGGCCACGCCGCAGCTGGGCGAGGAGGTGTTCGACGAGGACCAGGACCCGATCGACGAAGGCGATTTCACATCCACGAATGTGCCGGATTCGGCCAACGCGTCCTCACTGCTGAGCGATGACGGCCAGCGTTTCGTGCGCATGGTGCAGTTCAACCCGGCGGTGCAGGCCGGCATCCGCCGCTGGCTGACCGACATGCGGCCGTCGCTGATGGACAGCTACGAGAACTACCGCTACATGCAGCACTTGATGTCGCCGGCGTTCAAGCGCCACGGCCTGCCGGAAGCGCTACTGTTCGGGATCATGGCCAAGGAATCCAACGGCAAGGTGCATGCGGGTTCGCGCGCGGGCGCGGTGGGGCCGCTGCAATTCATGCCGGCCACCGGTCGCCGCTTCGGCTTGGGCAATGACGGTACGGGTTTCGATACCCGCTACGACCCGGCCGCCTCGGCCGACGCCGCGGCGCAGTACCTGAGCGAGCGCATGGCTCAGCTGGGCAACAGCATCGAACTGTCGCTGGCCGGCTACAACGGTGGCGAGGGCCGCGCACTGCGCGTGTACCAGGGCAGCGGCGGGCGCAGCTTCTGGAATTACGACGTGTACAACCAGTTCCCGGCGGAGACCAAGGACTACGTGCCGATGGTGATCGCCGCCGCCTGGTTGTTCCTGCACCCGAAGGAATACGGCATCCGCTGGCCGCGGGTCAGCGCCCGCCCGGCGACGATCACGCTGTCGCAACCTGCCTCGATCTACGAACTCACCATCTGCCTGGGCAACTACGGCTCGCGCGACGGCTACATGCGCGCGCTGCGCAATCTCAACCCGCGTTGGGATGCGGACAGCACCATTCCGGCCGGTTCGGCGATCAACGCCACCACCCGCATCGCCTGGCTGTACCGCTTCAACTGCGGCGCCAACAGCAAGCGCGCGCAACTGGCCGAACAGCTGGTGGCCAGCAATGTGCAGTCCGCGCTGGTGCGGATCGGGCCGATGACCACCGCACCCGACGCGGCCGCGGATACCAGCCTCCCCGCGCAGGACGCGCCGCCACCGCCCAAGCCCGCAACGCCGGCAAAGCCGAAAACCTACAAGGTGCAGCGTGGCGAGAACCTGACCGGCATCGCCCGCAAGTTCGATTGCGACCTGGGTGATTTCGCCAAGGCCAACAAGCTGAAGGCACCGAAGTACGCGATCCGCCCGGGGCAGGCGTTGAAGCTGGAAGGCTGCAAGAACTGA
- a CDS encoding aspartate-semialdehyde dehydrogenase codes for MSKQFKVAVVGATGAVGEVMLSILAERDFPASEVIALASERSAGSLVKYGNDDIVVQDLATFDPAGVDIALFSAGGATSKEYAPKFAAAGAVVIDNSSTFRYDDDVPLVVSEVNPEQVGNRPRGIIANPNCSTMQLMVALKPIYDAVGIQRINVATYQSVSGAGRSGLEELGIQTGRLLNFQDIEPKKFQAQIAFNLIPHIDDFQDNGYTKEEMKLVWETRKILGDDSIQVNPTAVRVPVFYGHSEAVNVETRDKLSAEQARELLERAPGVEVVDERVPGGYPTPVTHASGTDAVYVGRIREDFSHPHALNLWIVSDNIRKGAALNAVQIAELVASEG; via the coding sequence ATGAGCAAGCAATTCAAGGTGGCAGTGGTCGGTGCAACCGGCGCCGTGGGCGAAGTGATGCTGTCGATCCTGGCCGAGCGCGATTTCCCGGCCAGCGAAGTGATCGCCCTGGCCAGCGAGCGTTCCGCCGGCAGCCTGGTCAAGTACGGCAACGACGACATCGTGGTGCAGGACCTGGCCACGTTCGATCCGGCCGGTGTCGATATCGCGCTGTTTTCGGCCGGTGGCGCCACATCGAAGGAATACGCGCCGAAGTTCGCCGCTGCGGGCGCAGTGGTGATCGACAATTCCTCGACCTTCCGCTACGACGACGACGTGCCGCTGGTGGTGAGCGAAGTGAACCCGGAGCAGGTGGGCAACCGCCCGCGCGGGATCATCGCCAACCCGAACTGTTCGACCATGCAGCTGATGGTGGCGCTGAAGCCGATCTACGATGCAGTCGGCATCCAGCGCATCAATGTGGCTACCTACCAGTCGGTGTCCGGTGCCGGGCGTTCCGGGCTGGAGGAACTCGGCATCCAGACCGGCCGCCTGCTGAACTTCCAGGACATCGAACCGAAGAAGTTCCAGGCGCAGATCGCCTTCAACCTGATCCCGCACATCGACGACTTCCAGGACAACGGCTACACCAAGGAAGAAATGAAGCTGGTGTGGGAGACCCGCAAGATCCTCGGCGACGATTCGATCCAGGTGAACCCGACCGCGGTGCGCGTGCCGGTGTTCTACGGCCATTCCGAGGCGGTGAACGTCGAGACCCGCGACAAGCTCAGCGCCGAGCAGGCGCGCGAGCTGTTGGAACGCGCGCCGGGCGTGGAAGTGGTGGATGAGCGCGTGCCGGGCGGCTATCCGACGCCGGTCACCCATGCCTCGGGCACCGATGCTGTATACGTGGGTCGCATCCGCGAGGATTTCTCGCATCCGCATGCGCTGAACCTGTGGATCGTGTCCGACAACATCCGCAAGGGCGCGGCATTGAATGCGGTGCAGATTGCGGAACTCGTTGCCAGCGAAGGCTGA
- the aroC gene encoding chorismate synthase, whose product MNTFGQLLRVTTFGESHGPAIGCVIDGCPPGIAIAAEDFAHDLARRATGKTRHTSARHEADAVEILSGVYEGKATGTPIALLIRNTDARSKDYSRIAEQFRPGHADYTYWQKYGIRDPRGGGRSSARETTMRVAAAVIAKKWLADTHGVCVQGWMSQIGEIVPQGFDASVIETNPFFWPHAAQVDDLESYMDALRKSGDSVGARVTVVADGVPPGWGEPIYGKLDGELAAAMMSINAVKGVEVGDGFASVVQKGSEHRDVMTPGGFLSNHAGGILGGISSGQQVVVSVAFKPTSSLRLPVEGLDADGNVVDIVTTGRHDPCVGIRATPICEAMLALVLMDQALRHRAQCGDVGEVSPRIPAIIDKKR is encoded by the coding sequence TTGAACACCTTCGGCCAGCTGCTGCGCGTCACCACCTTCGGCGAATCGCACGGGCCGGCCATCGGCTGCGTCATCGACGGTTGCCCGCCGGGTATCGCCATCGCGGCGGAAGACTTCGCGCACGACCTGGCGCGGCGCGCGACCGGCAAGACCCGCCACACCTCGGCGCGGCACGAAGCCGATGCGGTCGAGATCCTCAGTGGCGTGTACGAAGGCAAGGCCACCGGCACGCCGATCGCCCTGCTGATCCGCAATACCGACGCGCGCAGCAAGGACTACAGCCGCATCGCCGAACAGTTCCGCCCCGGCCATGCGGATTACACCTATTGGCAGAAATACGGCATCCGCGATCCGCGCGGTGGCGGGCGCAGCAGTGCGCGTGAGACCACGATGCGCGTTGCGGCGGCGGTGATCGCCAAGAAATGGCTGGCGGATACGCACGGCGTGTGCGTGCAGGGCTGGATGTCGCAGATCGGCGAGATCGTGCCGCAGGGTTTCGATGCTTCGGTCATCGAAACCAATCCGTTTTTCTGGCCGCACGCGGCGCAGGTCGATGACCTCGAAAGCTACATGGATGCGCTGCGCAAATCCGGCGATTCGGTCGGTGCGCGAGTGACCGTGGTCGCCGATGGCGTGCCGCCGGGCTGGGGCGAGCCGATCTACGGCAAGCTCGATGGCGAACTGGCTGCGGCGATGATGTCGATCAATGCCGTGAAGGGTGTGGAGGTCGGCGACGGCTTCGCATCCGTTGTGCAAAAAGGCAGCGAGCATCGCGACGTGATGACGCCGGGCGGCTTCCTGTCGAATCATGCGGGCGGCATTCTCGGTGGAATTTCCTCCGGGCAGCAGGTGGTGGTCTCGGTGGCGTTCAAGCCGACCTCCAGCCTGCGCCTGCCGGTAGAGGGCCTGGATGCCGATGGCAACGTGGTCGACATCGTCACCACCGGCCGCCACGATCCCTGCGTCGGCATTCGTGCCACGCCCATTTGCGAGGCGATGCTGGCGCTCGTGCTGATGGACCAGGCGTTGCGCCATCGCGCGCAATGCGGCGACGTGGGCGAGGTTTCGCCGCGCATTCCCGCGATCATCGACAAAAAACGATAG
- a CDS encoding helicase HerA-like domain-containing protein produces the protein MDPILVGKAVTTDTSGNVFLLPKYGNRHGLVAGATGTGKTVTLMTLAEGFSRLGVPVFMADVKGDVAGLAVAGTPSDKLLQRVAEIGVQDYRNEANPVIFWDLYGKLGHPVRGTVSEIGPTLLGRMLELNDTQEGVLEIVFKLADDNGWLLLDLDDLRALLSHVGENRKDISTQYGLVSTQSIGAIQRALLQVEQQGGNAFFAEPALELSDIMRTTQDGRGMISILAADQLILKPRLYSSFLLWLLSELFETLPEVGDLDKPKLVFVFDEAHLLFDDAPPALQQRIEQVVRLIRSKGVGVYFCSQFPDDVPDNVLGQLGNRVQHALRAFTPRDQKAVKTAAETFVTNPDLDVAKTIGQLGVGEALVSMLLEKGVPMPVEKTLIAPPRCRMGAITDAERAQVRAGSPVGGKYDKPIDRESAAEKLAQRHAQADAPDPGAGNAGSGAGQAPQPQQEGSVGGFFHDFLFGSTGPRGGKRDGIVQQVARNEARRLSTQVLRGVLGSILGGKR, from the coding sequence ATGGATCCGATCCTCGTAGGCAAAGCCGTCACCACCGACACCAGCGGTAACGTGTTCCTGTTGCCGAAATACGGCAATCGCCACGGTCTGGTCGCGGGCGCCACCGGCACCGGCAAGACGGTCACGCTGATGACGCTGGCCGAGGGGTTCTCGCGCTTGGGCGTTCCTGTGTTCATGGCGGACGTGAAGGGCGACGTGGCCGGACTGGCGGTGGCGGGCACGCCAAGCGACAAGTTGCTGCAGCGCGTCGCCGAGATCGGCGTGCAGGATTACCGCAACGAAGCGAACCCGGTCATCTTCTGGGATCTGTACGGCAAGCTCGGCCACCCGGTGCGCGGCACGGTGAGCGAGATCGGCCCTACTCTGCTCGGCCGCATGCTGGAACTCAACGACACCCAGGAAGGCGTGCTCGAAATCGTGTTCAAGTTGGCCGACGACAACGGCTGGCTGCTACTCGACCTCGACGATCTGCGCGCGCTGCTCAGCCACGTCGGCGAGAACCGCAAGGACATCTCGACGCAATACGGCCTGGTCAGCACTCAGTCGATCGGCGCCATCCAGCGCGCCTTGCTGCAGGTCGAACAACAGGGCGGCAACGCGTTCTTCGCCGAACCGGCGCTGGAACTGTCCGACATCATGCGCACCACCCAGGACGGGCGCGGCATGATCTCCATCCTCGCCGCCGACCAGCTGATCCTGAAGCCGCGTCTGTATTCCAGCTTCCTGCTGTGGTTGCTGTCTGAACTGTTCGAAACCCTGCCCGAGGTCGGCGACCTCGACAAACCGAAACTGGTGTTCGTGTTCGACGAGGCGCACCTGCTGTTCGACGATGCGCCGCCGGCGCTGCAGCAACGCATCGAACAGGTCGTGCGCCTGATCCGCTCCAAGGGCGTGGGCGTGTATTTCTGCTCGCAGTTCCCCGACGACGTGCCCGACAACGTGCTCGGTCAGCTCGGCAACCGCGTGCAGCACGCGCTGCGTGCGTTCACCCCGCGCGACCAGAAAGCGGTGAAGACCGCCGCCGAGACCTTCGTTACCAACCCTGACCTCGACGTGGCGAAAACCATCGGCCAGCTCGGTGTTGGCGAAGCGCTGGTGTCGATGTTGCTGGAAAAAGGCGTGCCGATGCCGGTGGAAAAGACCCTGATCGCGCCGCCGCGTTGCCGCATGGGCGCAATCACCGATGCCGAACGCGCGCAGGTGCGCGCCGGTAGCCCGGTCGGCGGGAAATACGACAAGCCCATCGACCGCGAATCCGCTGCCGAGAAACTGGCCCAGCGCCACGCGCAAGCGGACGCACCGGATCCCGGCGCTGGCAACGCCGGCAGTGGCGCCGGGCAGGCACCGCAGCCGCAGCAAGAAGGCAGCGTCGGCGGCTTTTTCCATGATTTCCTGTTCGGCTCCACCGGCCCGCGCGGCGGCAAGCGAGACGGCATCGTGCAACAAGTCGCGCGCAACGAAGCGCGGCGCCTGAGCACCCAGGTGCTGCGCGGCGTGCTGGGCAGCATCCTCGGCGGCAAACGCTGA